A genomic region of Trifolium pratense cultivar HEN17-A07 linkage group LG3, ARS_RC_1.1, whole genome shotgun sequence contains the following coding sequences:
- the LOC123917955 gene encoding ribonuclease TUDOR 1-like — translation MATTAAGNSAWYKAKVKTVPSGDCIVVVSVAANARPGVLPEKSITLSSLIAPRLARRGGVDEPFAWESREFLRKLLIGKEITFRIDYTVPSINREFGTVFLGDKNVAMLVVSQGWAKVREQGQQKGEASPFLAELLRLEDQAKQEGLGRWSKVPGAAEASVRNLPPSALGDASNFDAMGLLAKNKGVPMEALVEQVRDGSTLRIYLLPEFQFVQVFVAGIQAPQMGRRTAPESVVEPEVTVDNTNGDVPAEPRAPLTSAQRLAVSASPVETSSDPFAPDAKYFTEMRVLNREVRIVLEGVDKFSNLIGSVYYPDGESAKDLALELVENGFAKYVEWSANMMEEEAKRKLKSAELEAKKSRLRIWTNYVPPASNSKAIHDQNFTGKVVEVVSGDCVIVADDSIPFGSPQAERRVNLSSIRCPKMGNPRRDEKPAPYAREAKEFLRTRLIGRQVNVQMEYSRKVGPAEGSVVPSGAADSRVMDFGSVFLLSSGKADSEDAPSPAVPASQPTGLNVAELIIGRGFGTVIRHRDFEERSNFYDALLAAEARAISQRKGIHSAKDPPVMHITDLTTASAKKARDFLPFLHRSRKVPAVVEYVLSGHRFKLLIPKETCSIAFAFSGVRCPGREEPYSDEAIALMRRRIMQRDVEIEVETVDRTGTFLGSLWESRTNGAVALLEAGLAKLQTSFGSDRIPDLHVLEQAEQSAKSKKLKIWENFVEGEVVPSGANVETKQQEVLKVTVTEVLGGGKFYVQTVGDQKIASIQNQLASLNLKEAPVIGAFNPKKGDIVLCYFRADTSWYRAMVVNTPRGPVSSPKDVFEVFYIDYGNQEEVPYSQLRPLDASVSAAPGLAQLCSLAYIKIPNLEEDFGQEAAEYLSELTLSSGKEFRAMVEERDTTGGKVKGQGTGAIIAVTLVAVDAEISVNAAMLQEGLARMEKRNRWDRTARKQALDNLEMFQGEARTARRGMWQYGDIQSDDEDSAPPQRKAGGGRGR, via the exons ATGGCAACGACAGCGGCTGGGAACTCGGCGTGGTATAAGGCGAAGGTGAAAACAGTTCCTTCGGGAGACTGCATCGTCGTTGTTTCTGTGGCAGCCAATGCTAGACCTGGAGTTCTTCCTGAAAAATCGATTACTTTATCGTCTTTGATTGCTCCTCGATTG GCTCGTAGAGGTGGTGTGGATGAGCCATTTGCATGGGAAAGTAGAGAGTTTCTAAGGAAGCTCTTGATAGGAAAG GAAATTACGTTCAGAATTGATTACACTGTGCCATCCATTAACCGAGAGTTTGGAACGGTTTTTCTTGGCGACAAAAATGTTGCAATGCTTGTTGTTTCTCAAGGATGGGCAAAG GTTAGAGAACAAGGGCAGCAGAAAGGAGAAGCAAGTCCTTTCTTGGCAGAATTGTTACGGTTAGAAGATCAAGCTAAACAAGAAGGCCTTGGTCGTTGGAGCAAG GTTCCAGGTGCCGCCGAGGCATCCGTCAGAAATCTACCACCTTCTGCCCTTGGTGATGCTAGCAACTTTGATGCTATGGGTTTGTTAGCTAAAAACAAGGGAGTGCCCATGGAGGCACTTGTTGAGCAGGTTCGTGACGGCAGTACCCTCCGAATCTACTTGCTCCCAGAGTTTCAGTTTGTCCAAGTATTTGTGGCTGGAATTCAG GCCCCACAAATGGGAAGGAGAACTGCACCCGAAAGTGTTGTTGAACCTGAGGTAACAGTTGATAACACTAACGGAGATGTTCCTGCGGAACCTCGAGCTCCACTTACATCTGCCCAAAGACTTGCTGTTTCAGCATCTCCTGTTGAAACTTCATCTGATCCTTTTGCACCGGATGCTAAATATTTCACTGAGATGCGTGTATTGAATAGAGAA GTTCGGATTGTCCTGGAAGGTGTGGATAAGTTCAGCAATTTGATTGGGTCAGTGTATTATCCTGACGGTGAATCAGCAAAGGACCTAGCATTGGAGCTTGTTGAAAAT GGTTTTGCTAAATATGTTGAATGGAGTGCAAACATGATGGAAGAAGAGGCTAAGCGGAAGCTGAAGTCTGCAGAGCTAGAGGCTAAGAAAAGTAGATTAAGAATTTGGACAAACTATGTACCACCGGCTTCAAATTCAAAGGCTATTCACGACCAGAATTTTACTGGAAAG GTGGTTGAGGTTGTGAGTGGTGATTGCGTCATTGTTGCTGATGATTCTATTCCATTCGGAAGCCCACAAGCCGAGAGGCGGGTTAACCTTTCAAGTATTAGGTGTCCAAAAATGGGCAATCCCCGTCGAGATGAAAAACCAGCTCCCTATGCCCGTGAAGCAAAAGAGTTCTTGAGAACACGCCTCATTGGTCGTCAA GTGAATGTACAAATGGAATATTCTAGAAAGGTTGGTCCTGCGGAAGGATCTGTAGTTCCATCAGGAGCCGCTGATTCCAGAGTTATGGATTTTGGATCAGTCTTCCTATTGTCCTCTGGGAAAGCTGACAGTGAAGATGCCCCTTCACCTGCTGTTCCTGCAAGTCAGCCCACTGGGTTGAATGTTGCTGAATTGATTATTGGCCGTGGATTTGGAACTGTCATTAGACATCGTGACTTCGAAGAGAGATCTAACTTCTATGATGCTCTTCTTGCTGCTGAAGCGCGTGCCATTTCTCAAAGGAAAGGGATCCATTCTGCCAAGGATCCTCCAGTGATGCATATAACTGACTTGACTACG GCATCCGCCAAAAAAGCCAGAGACTTCTTGCCATTCCTGCATCGAAGTAGAAAAGTTCCTGCTGTAGTTGAATATGTCCTCAGTGGGCACCGTTTCAAATTGTTGATTCCTAAAGAAACATGCAGTATTGCTTTTGCATTCTCTGGTGTCAGATGTCCTGGTCGTGAAGAGCCATATTCTGATGAAGCAATTGCACTGATGAGGCGAAGAATAATGCAGAGAGATGTTGAG ATTGAGGTAGAAACTGTTGATAGAACTGGAACATTCTTGGGATCCTTATGGGAGTCGAGAACCAATGGGGCAGTGGCACTACTCGAAGCTGGTCTTGCAAAACTTCAAACCTCCTTTGGCAGTGACAGGATTCCTGATCTTCACGTCTTAGAGCAAGCCGAACAATCTGCTAAGAGTAAAAAGCTGAAA ATCTGGGAGAATTTTGTTGAAGGGGAGGTAGTACCTAGTGGTGCAAATGTTGAAACCAAACAGCAAGAAGTACTTAAG GTAACTGTTACAGAAGTCTTGGGAGGTGGTAAATTCTATGTCCAGACTGTTGGAGATCAAAAGATAGCATCCATTCAGAACCAGTTAGCTTCTTTGAACCTGAAGGAAGCTCCTGTGATTGGCGCTTTTAATCCTAAGAAGGGTGACATAGTCCTCTGTTATTTCCGCGCTGATACATCTTGGTATCGTGCAATG GTTGTCAATACACCTCGAGGACCAGTTTCATCTCCTAAGGATGTGTTCGAAGTATTCTACATTGATTATGGAAATCAAGAAGAAGTACCTTACAGTCAATTGCGGCCTCTTGATGCATCCGTGTCGGCTGCACCTGGCCTTGCTCAATTGTGTAGCCTTGCATACATTAAGATACCAAACTTGGAAGAAGATTTTGGTCAAGAAGCAGCTGAATACTTGAGTGAACTCACTTTAAGCAGTGGAAAAGAATTTAGGGCCATGGTTGAGGAGAGAGATACCACCGGAGGAAAAGTGAAAGGGCAGGGAACTGGAGCAATTATTGCTGTAACTCTTGTTGCCGTCGATGCTGAGATCAGCGTCAATGCTGCCATGCTTCAG GAAGGACTTGCTAGGATGGAAAAAAGAAACAGGTGGGACAGAACAGCAAGAAAGCAGGCTCTTGATAACTTGGAAATGTTCCAAGGCGAGGCAAGGACCGCCAGGCGTGGAATGTGGCAGTATGGAGATATTCAGTCAGATGATGAGGATAGCGCTCCTCCTCAGAGAAAAGCCGGTGGTGGTCGCGGCAGATAA
- the LOC123917956 gene encoding calnexin homolog, with the protein MVERKNIPMAMGLFAMLVFFIASSSFVHASDEADDAIFYESFDEDFDSRWIVSEKEEYNGVWKHSKSEGHDDFGLLVSEPARKYAIVKELDAPVNLKEGTVVLQFETRLQSGLECGGAYIKYLQPQESGWKPKGFDNESPYSIMFGPDKCGATNKVHFIFRHKNPNTGKYVEHHLKFPPSVPSDKLSHVYTAILNDDNEVRILIDGEEKKKGNFLSSEDFEPSLIPSKTIPDPDDKKPEDWDERAKIPDPEAVKPEDWDEDAPLEIIDEEAEKPEGWLDDEPEEIDDPEATKPEDWDDEEDGLWEAPKIENPKCESAPGCGEWKRPTKRNPAYKGKWSAPYIDNPAYKGIWKPQEIPNPEYFELEKPDFEPIAAIGIEIWTMQDGILFDNVLIAKDDKIAESYRETTWKPKFNIEKEKQKAEEEKAAAELEGIAGYQKKAFDLLYKIADIPFLSGQKDKIIEIIKKGEEQPNLTIGIIASVVIVFLTILFRLLFGGKKPAKVEPKVEKKTNTETSSSQAAGENEDNKEKEETANPPRRRPKRDN; encoded by the exons ATGGTTGAACGTAAGAATATCCCTATGGCTATGGGGCTATTTGCGATGCTCGTTTTCTTCATTGCTTCTTCTTCCTTTGTTCATGCTTCTGATGAAGCTGACGATGCG ATCTTTTATGAATCGTTCGATGAGGATTTTGATAGCCGTTGGATTGTATCTGAAAAGGAAGAATACAATG GTGTCTGGAAGCATTCAAAGAGTGAAGGGCATGATGATTTTGGACTTCTTGTTAGTGAACCAGCTAGGAAGTATGCTATAGTTAAGGAGCTTGATGCGCCTGTCAATCTTAAGGAAGGAACAGTTGTTCTTCAGTTTGAGACTCGCCTTCAGAGTGGCCTTGAATGTGGTGGTGCTTATATTAAATATCTTCAACCCCAGGAGAGTGGTTGGAAGCCCAAGGGATTTGACAATGAATCTCCTTACTCAATCATGTTTGGTCCAGATAAGTGTGGAGCAACAAACAAGGTGCACTTCATCTTCAGGCATAAGAATCCAAACACTGGGAAGTATGTTGAACACCATCTTAAGTTCCCCCCTTCTGTCCCATCTGACAAACTATCTCACGTGTACACTGCTATTCTAAATGATGATAATGAGGTGAGAATTTTAATCGACGGAGAggagaagaaaaagggaaattTCTTATCTTCTGAAGATTTTGAGCCTTCCCTTATCCCTTCCAAGACAATCCCAGATCCTGATGACAAGAAACCGGAAGACTGGGACGAGAGAGCCAAAATTCCAGACCCAGAAGCTGTCAAGCCAGAGGACTGGGATGAGGATGCACCCTTGGAAATTATAGATGAAGAAGCCGAGAAACCTGAAGGATGGTTGGATGACGAGCCAGAGGAAATAGATGACCCAGAGGCAACAAAACCTGAAGATTGGGATGATGAGGAGGATGGTTTATGGGAAGCTCCCAAAATTGAAAATCCAAAGTGTGAATCAGCCCCTGGTTGTGGTGAGTGGAAGAGACCAACAAAGAGGAACCCAGCTTATAAGGGAAAATGGAGTGCCCCCTATATTGATAACCCAGCTTATAAGGGTATATGGAAGCCTCAGGAGATTCCAAACCCAGAGTACTTTGAACTTGAGAAACCCGACTTTGAGCCTATCGCTGCTATTGGCATTGAAATTTGGACAATGCAAGACGGCATTCTATTTGACAATGTTCTGATCGCCAAAGATGATAAGATTGCAGAGTCCTATCGTGAAACTACATGGAAACCCAAGTTTAACATTGAGAAAGAGAAACAAAAGGCTGAAGAGGAGAAGGCGGCAGCTGAGTTAGAGGGTATTGCCGGATACCAG AAGAAGGCATTTGACCTCTTGTACAAGATCGCAGACATTCCCTTCTTGAGTGGCCAGAAAGATAAGATTATT GAAATCATTAAAAAGGGAGAGGAGCAACCAAATCTGACTATTGGAATTATCGCTTCCGTTGTGATTGTCTTCCTGACAATTCTCTTCAGGCTACTCTTCGGTGGAAAGAAACCT GCTAAGGTGGAGCCAAAGGTGGAGAAGAAGACCAACACTGAAACTTCCAGTAGCCAAGCTGCTGGAGAGAATGAAGACAACAAAGAAAAGGAGGAAACAGCCAATCCTCCACGTAGAAGGCCAAAGAGAGACAATTGA